In Candidatus Methanomethylophilus alvi Mx1201, a genomic segment contains:
- a CDS encoding iron chelate uptake ABC transporter family permease subunit: MTRKGTFVCLFAVAVLLFSAVPASLSSGAPEDGTYAGDLLIDYGNGNTDWVAVSAGATVGDTVASSLTAAGVECTLSGTVLSVAGKTSSTVGAADSGGSLSSKGTTGVTVTSTWHVFLWDRAASKWSEASDLSASYSGGPLAVAFYPDGIVPVETPDHRSSWTMVEADAENSANQTADLSGGSGSVEWSNFPKDIIGDYSAILYADGHAIVKYGYPKDGSRTASVISHNAETGEVEWRFDYSCTMYETTSCLIVGQYIYIPSTNGHIYRFEWAVGPGEGNSNVTTFDGMPWDSPTIIPNETDHDVMGRPYGEGASSMVCDSGAIYVKAYNGMLYCFDLDLRLVWSYQMGGRTYFTAPTVTDDYVAAGAYDGTMYILNKYDGSLICKELVYRTVIKDTPYGAVNTPVFVRTGSSYAVFTTYTDGRGMNTVTSGVAVYSFDGTSLTFVEDIRSDEIGSITSYLTRYVGDGFSGVIVAAYNGVYKVGTDGSRECINTYLSKTYCTHSAPTLVNGKTLYFITYSKSILFSMTVEGKVVGSAESPLKKQFSMAPVVVVDGRVLAGNDTGVFTVSGDLPPYTVEEYHAETPLWEKAALLIAVILVILAALWAVMRYGLKWEHPYRELHDRIFCYFFGENYTHNTKSKRKLRLVVAVGIILTSVVALASLCIGSETTMGVGEALSAAVSAIQKGGHSLTYEEMLIYNERLPRVIAAFAVGIGLSVAGAVYQAVIKNPLVEPYIMGVSSGAGTFAVAVITFGFTFFGFFSAGSTYLTAASAIVGGLLAFGCTMLLAEKTGGKSINYVLAGIVVGLVFSALQSLMMVEAGNKVSSALSWLYGSFANMGWDNLWLVLIPCLALSMVPLIWAKELNLVLLGEDQARQMGLDAKRFDRIMLILASVLTAFCVAFCGVIGFVGLVIPHLSRMIMGGDHRLMLPTAMAFGGFLMIAADLLSRILMTGYELPVGAITTIIGVPMFAYLLVRRGKSYDA, from the coding sequence ATGACGAGGAAAGGTACATTCGTATGTCTGTTCGCCGTGGCGGTCCTTTTGTTCTCGGCCGTCCCGGCATCCCTCTCGTCGGGTGCTCCGGAAGACGGTACGTACGCCGGGGACCTCCTGATCGACTATGGTAACGGAAACACCGACTGGGTGGCCGTGAGTGCAGGGGCCACGGTGGGCGATACTGTGGCGTCCTCGCTCACGGCCGCCGGAGTGGAATGCACCCTGTCGGGAACAGTCCTCTCCGTGGCCGGAAAGACCTCGTCGACCGTAGGGGCCGCGGATTCCGGAGGTTCTTTGTCCTCAAAGGGTACCACAGGTGTCACCGTCACCAGCACCTGGCACGTCTTCCTGTGGGATCGGGCGGCGTCGAAATGGTCGGAGGCGTCCGACCTGTCCGCCTCATACTCCGGAGGGCCGCTCGCCGTCGCATTCTATCCCGACGGCATCGTCCCGGTGGAGACTCCGGACCACAGGTCCTCCTGGACCATGGTGGAGGCCGATGCGGAGAACTCCGCCAACCAGACCGCGGACCTGTCGGGCGGTTCCGGCAGCGTGGAATGGAGCAATTTCCCCAAGGACATAATCGGCGATTATTCCGCCATCCTCTATGCCGACGGGCATGCCATCGTCAAGTACGGATATCCCAAGGACGGCAGCCGTACCGCATCGGTGATTTCGCATAATGCGGAGACGGGGGAGGTGGAATGGAGGTTCGACTACTCCTGCACCATGTACGAGACTACCAGCTGTCTCATCGTCGGACAGTACATCTACATACCTTCGACGAACGGGCACATCTACCGTTTCGAATGGGCGGTCGGTCCGGGAGAGGGGAATTCCAACGTAACCACGTTCGACGGGATGCCCTGGGATTCTCCGACCATCATTCCGAACGAGACCGATCACGACGTCATGGGCAGACCCTACGGGGAGGGTGCGTCATCCATGGTGTGCGATTCGGGGGCCATCTATGTCAAGGCATACAACGGGATGCTGTACTGTTTCGACCTGGACCTGAGACTCGTATGGTCGTATCAGATGGGCGGAAGGACGTATTTCACCGCCCCGACCGTGACGGACGACTATGTGGCGGCCGGTGCATACGACGGCACGATGTACATCCTGAATAAGTACGACGGGTCCCTTATATGCAAAGAGCTCGTGTATCGGACGGTCATAAAGGATACGCCGTACGGGGCGGTGAACACCCCTGTGTTCGTCAGGACCGGTTCCTCGTATGCGGTCTTCACCACATATACCGACGGACGCGGTATGAACACGGTCACGAGCGGGGTCGCGGTCTACAGTTTCGACGGGACCTCCCTGACATTCGTGGAGGACATAAGATCCGACGAGATAGGGTCCATAACAAGTTATCTGACACGTTATGTCGGCGATGGGTTCTCGGGGGTCATAGTCGCAGCGTATAACGGGGTGTACAAGGTCGGTACGGACGGAAGCCGTGAGTGTATCAACACATATCTGTCCAAGACGTATTGCACCCATTCCGCCCCTACGTTGGTGAACGGCAAGACCCTGTATTTCATAACGTACAGCAAGTCGATCCTCTTCTCTATGACCGTGGAGGGGAAGGTCGTCGGTTCTGCGGAATCCCCTCTCAAGAAACAGTTCAGCATGGCCCCCGTCGTCGTGGTCGACGGTCGCGTGTTGGCCGGGAACGACACAGGTGTGTTCACGGTGTCCGGGGACCTTCCTCCCTACACCGTCGAGGAGTACCATGCCGAGACGCCTCTCTGGGAGAAGGCCGCATTGCTTATCGCCGTCATCCTCGTCATACTCGCCGCCCTGTGGGCCGTCATGAGATACGGTCTGAAGTGGGAGCATCCCTACCGCGAGCTACATGACCGCATATTCTGCTATTTCTTCGGGGAGAACTACACCCACAATACCAAGAGCAAGCGTAAGCTGCGTCTAGTCGTGGCCGTCGGGATCATACTGACGTCCGTGGTGGCGTTGGCGTCCCTGTGCATCGGGTCCGAGACTACGATGGGTGTAGGGGAGGCCCTGTCGGCCGCCGTGTCCGCCATACAGAAGGGAGGACACAGCCTCACCTACGAGGAGATGCTCATCTATAACGAGAGGCTGCCCCGTGTCATCGCGGCGTTCGCCGTAGGAATAGGTCTCTCCGTGGCAGGCGCCGTCTATCAGGCGGTCATCAAGAATCCGCTGGTGGAGCCTTACATCATGGGTGTGTCCTCAGGAGCTGGCACATTCGCAGTGGCGGTCATAACGTTCGGATTCACGTTCTTCGGGTTCTTCTCTGCCGGGAGTACATATCTTACAGCCGCTTCCGCCATAGTGGGAGGGCTCCTGGCCTTCGGATGCACCATGCTTCTGGCCGAGAAGACCGGCGGGAAATCAATAAACTACGTCCTGGCCGGTATAGTGGTCGGGCTGGTGTTCTCGGCGCTGCAGTCCCTGATGATGGTGGAGGCCGGTAACAAGGTCTCCAGCGCCCTCTCGTGGCTGTACGGATCGTTCGCCAACATGGGGTGGGACAACCTGTGGCTGGTCCTGATACCGTGTCTGGCACTTTCCATGGTGCCTTTGATATGGGCAAAGGAGCTGAACCTCGTCCTCCTGGGGGAGGACCAGGCGAGGCAGATGGGTCTGGACGCCAAGAGGTTCGACAGGATAATGCTGATCCTGGCCTCCGTCCTCACCGCGTTCTGTGTCGCATTCTGCGGTGTAATCGGATTCGTGGGTCTTGTGATCCCCCACCTCAGCAGGATGATCATGGGAGGGGACCACAGGCTCATGCTCCCGACGGCCATGGCCTTCGGAGGGTTCCTGATGATAGCGGCCGACCTCCTCTCGAGAATCCTCATGACCGGTTACGAGCTCCCTGTCGGGGCGATAACCACTATAATCGGCGTACCCATGTTCGCATATCTGCTTGTCAGAAGGGGGAAGAGCTATGATGCCTGA
- a CDS encoding ABC transporter substrate-binding protein has translation MDPMVDNSWIHEKRPSGRSGWQSKMMKTKVFMTVAVILAGTILAVSLNGLGSNATLYQSEGVVVDFGGYKTSWTDVDYKEIDDPVELLVKASEKHGYTYTMGEDGKLESVYDGSATYSNDPTHSWGLWYVEKKSTSFTRSEGYGIKASDYTVTVWAYTEKDAEPAVAVDATGTSIYGYSQPSSMVTLSPVCTEIVASMNAVSLIVGTDSYSNYPSSVVAGRDNGSIAVVGTYTDPSYESIMHRGPDMVICDGSQYNQVQVAKTLRNSEVNSVVLYNAEDEKSIIDNIFITGVAMNYGMRALDVIESMTYAMNAIRSAVSGGAGTSVMVTLNTDASPTVAGSYTYVSDMLSSLNGNNVASEMNGWAHLTSEYVTKYNPSCIVILDSGTYSSGDYGRMLANLSPEWKNTDAYKNGNIYLLCEDIGELSQRASPRSVQFFEILARILNPDSFPDGIVVPKTIGNDYVSYLTYTKDLGFGD, from the coding sequence ATGGACCCCATGGTGGATAACTCCTGGATACACGAAAAGAGGCCTTCCGGCAGATCCGGATGGCAATCCAAGATGATGAAGACGAAAGTCTTCATGACGGTGGCCGTCATCCTTGCAGGTACCATCCTGGCCGTATCGCTGAACGGTCTCGGGTCCAACGCCACCCTCTATCAGTCCGAGGGGGTCGTCGTCGATTTCGGAGGATACAAGACCTCTTGGACTGATGTGGATTACAAGGAGATCGACGACCCGGTGGAACTTCTCGTCAAGGCCTCGGAGAAGCACGGGTATACATACACCATGGGGGAGGACGGTAAGCTGGAGTCCGTATACGACGGATCCGCGACGTATTCCAACGACCCCACCCACTCCTGGGGCCTGTGGTATGTGGAGAAGAAGAGCACATCCTTCACCAGGTCGGAAGGATACGGCATAAAGGCCTCCGATTACACCGTGACGGTGTGGGCCTATACGGAGAAGGATGCGGAACCTGCCGTGGCCGTGGATGCCACCGGTACATCCATCTACGGATACTCCCAGCCCTCCAGCATGGTGACCCTCTCACCCGTATGTACGGAGATCGTCGCGTCGATGAATGCGGTCTCCCTCATCGTCGGTACCGACAGCTACAGCAACTATCCGTCGTCCGTGGTCGCAGGTCGCGACAACGGTTCCATCGCCGTCGTGGGGACATATACGGATCCGAGCTACGAGTCCATAATGCACAGGGGTCCCGATATGGTGATCTGCGACGGTTCCCAATACAATCAGGTACAGGTCGCGAAGACCCTGCGCAACTCCGAGGTAAACTCGGTCGTACTTTACAATGCGGAGGATGAGAAATCCATCATCGACAACATCTTCATAACGGGAGTCGCCATGAACTACGGGATGCGTGCCCTGGATGTCATAGAAAGCATGACCTATGCGATGAACGCCATAAGGTCCGCGGTCTCGGGAGGGGCCGGTACCTCGGTTATGGTGACGCTCAATACCGACGCATCGCCCACTGTCGCAGGGTCGTACACGTACGTGAGCGATATGCTGTCCTCCCTGAACGGGAACAATGTGGCATCGGAGATGAACGGATGGGCGCACCTCACGTCGGAATACGTGACCAAATACAACCCGTCGTGCATAGTGATCCTGGATTCCGGCACATACTCCTCCGGTGATTACGGCAGGATGCTGGCCAATCTCTCTCCGGAGTGGAAGAATACGGACGCGTACAAGAATGGCAACATATACCTCCTCTGCGAGGATATCGGGGAACTGTCCCAGAGGGCGTCCCCTCGTTCCGTCCAGTTCTTCGAGATCCTCGCAAGGATCCTGAATCCCGATTCCTTCCCGGACGGGATCGTCGTTCCCAAGACCATCGGGAACGATTACGTATCGTATCTGACCTACACCAAGGACCTGGGTTTCGGTGATTGA
- a CDS encoding carboxymuconolactone decarboxylase family protein encodes MTKEEDEKTVEKILERVRKVCGFIPVTNQILSERPDLFIPYSSLSGAIFENETKFDKKTKHLLALAAAAAMGSEHCIRNQMRESVALGATEEEVLEVLVIAAYMGMTRSQSYSFRAYAEQFGRKLE; translated from the coding sequence ATGACGAAGGAAGAAGACGAGAAGACCGTCGAAAAGATATTGGAAAGGGTGAGGAAGGTCTGCGGATTCATCCCCGTGACGAACCAGATCCTCTCCGAACGTCCGGACCTGTTCATACCCTACTCGTCCCTCAGCGGGGCGATATTCGAGAACGAGACCAAGTTCGACAAGAAGACAAAACACCTGCTGGCACTTGCGGCCGCCGCCGCGATGGGGAGCGAACACTGCATCAGGAACCAGATGAGGGAGTCCGTCGCCTTGGGTGCCACCGAGGAGGAGGTCCTCGAGGTCCTCGTGATCGCAGCCTACATGGGGATGACCCGGAGTCAGTCGTACTCGTTCCGCGCCTATGCGGAGCAGTTCGGCAGAAAGTTGGAATGA
- a CDS encoding HesB/IscA family protein translates to MVTITADAEKFIDELLEKNQKTGWGIKVYLSGYACSGPQFGMSFQEKAAEGEKVDNSASSFAMFYDEETEKALQDCVIEFVDDPNFGTGLSIRNPNFNGCASCGGGCGSY, encoded by the coding sequence ATGGTCACAATCACCGCTGACGCGGAGAAGTTCATAGACGAGCTTCTCGAGAAGAACCAGAAGACCGGATGGGGCATCAAGGTGTACCTCTCCGGATACGCGTGCTCCGGACCCCAGTTCGGCATGTCCTTCCAGGAGAAGGCAGCAGAGGGGGAGAAGGTGGACAACAGCGCATCCAGCTTTGCGATGTTCTATGACGAGGAGACCGAGAAGGCACTGCAGGACTGTGTCATCGAGTTCGTGGACGACCCCAACTTCGGAACCGGTCTCTCCATCCGCAACCCCAACTTCAACGGTTGCGCATCCTGCGGCGGCGGATGCGGATCCTACTGA
- a CDS encoding helicase-related protein: MDYVDVPGIAPDRLEKRRYQSAIASGCLGENTLVILPTGLGKTAVALLVAARILHKGKKVLMLAPTKPLVDQHSEYFSSMLPETRVGMVNGHMQPKKRKAILEDSDLVVSTPQSVSNDLDNGVYDLSDFGLVIYDEAHRGTGNYDYVNVAGYVPEDAVSMGMTASPGSDLKKIEEVCGNLGLTRIDVRSDDDPDVSPYVHDTYVNRIVVNLPKDLTDISDLLRKMLYKDFGDLSALHLTNPNWPASKKHMLTIQGSLQMRLRNGEKSMTLFRGLSLTSMCIKLLYAIELAETQGMSPLRAFLSKINESGEDPKGPKADRELVKREEYKQIWHIIGSSDVEHPKVSRIMSLVSRVLNSGESSKILVFAQYRETCDILVEKLSHVENAKVTKLIGQANGGLKQKDQIEMLDQFRSGDFNVVVSTSVGEEGLDITSTNAVIFYEPVSSEIRTIQRRGRTGRKNDGEVYVLIAAGTMDEVVESASKKKEALMRQRLETLSRDLQKKRPVDRRQTEIDIY; this comes from the coding sequence ATGGACTATGTCGACGTCCCTGGAATCGCCCCAGACAGATTGGAGAAGAGAAGATACCAATCAGCGATAGCATCGGGATGCCTAGGGGAGAACACACTCGTCATACTCCCTACAGGTCTGGGTAAGACTGCCGTAGCCCTGCTGGTGGCCGCAAGAATCCTGCACAAAGGGAAAAAAGTCCTGATGCTGGCACCTACCAAACCCTTGGTGGACCAGCACAGCGAGTACTTCTCATCCATGCTGCCGGAGACCCGGGTCGGGATGGTCAACGGACACATGCAGCCGAAGAAGAGGAAGGCGATCTTGGAAGACTCGGACCTCGTCGTCTCCACACCCCAATCCGTTTCCAACGACCTCGACAACGGCGTATACGATCTCTCGGATTTCGGCCTCGTCATTTATGACGAGGCCCACAGAGGCACCGGCAACTACGACTATGTGAACGTCGCAGGATATGTCCCCGAAGATGCCGTCTCCATGGGGATGACCGCCTCGCCGGGAAGCGACCTGAAGAAGATCGAGGAGGTATGCGGGAACCTTGGATTGACCCGCATAGATGTCCGTTCCGACGATGACCCAGACGTCTCACCTTATGTCCACGACACATATGTGAATCGCATAGTGGTGAACCTTCCCAAGGACCTCACCGACATATCGGACCTCCTCCGCAAGATGCTCTACAAGGATTTCGGAGACCTTTCGGCCCTTCACCTCACCAATCCGAACTGGCCTGCATCTAAAAAACACATGCTGACGATACAGGGGTCTCTGCAGATGAGACTGCGCAACGGAGAGAAGAGCATGACGTTGTTCCGCGGACTCAGCCTGACCTCCATGTGCATCAAACTCCTGTACGCCATTGAGTTGGCGGAGACCCAGGGGATGTCCCCCCTCCGCGCATTCCTCTCCAAGATCAACGAGAGCGGAGAGGACCCGAAAGGTCCCAAGGCCGACAGGGAGCTCGTCAAAAGAGAGGAATACAAACAGATCTGGCACATAATCGGATCCTCGGATGTGGAGCATCCCAAGGTGTCTCGCATAATGAGCCTGGTAAGCAGAGTCCTCAACTCGGGGGAGAGCTCCAAGATCCTGGTATTCGCCCAATACAGGGAGACATGCGACATCCTGGTGGAGAAATTGTCTCATGTGGAGAATGCTAAAGTCACCAAACTCATAGGGCAGGCCAACGGCGGACTGAAACAGAAAGATCAGATCGAGATGCTGGACCAGTTCCGCAGCGGAGATTTCAACGTCGTGGTGTCGACCTCCGTAGGGGAGGAGGGATTGGACATAACAAGCACGAACGCCGTGATATTCTACGAGCCCGTGTCCTCCGAGATCAGGACGATCCAGAGGAGAGGCCGTACCGGAAGGAAGAACGACGGGGAGGTCTATGTCCTCATCGCGGCAGGTACGATGGACGAGGTTGTCGAAAGTGCCAGCAAGAAGAAGGAGGCCCTCATGAGGCAGAGGTTGGAGACCCTAAGCCGCGACCTCCAGAAGAAACGCCCGGTCGATAGGAGACAGACTGAGATAGACATCTATTGA
- a CDS encoding ATP-dependent DNA ligase: protein MMQFGDLAEVFDRLEKTSSRLEMTDILAEFFRNVKPEEIRKTIYLSVGRLHPDFVPLELGMADKLVLKAIASVSGRRSEEVEDLWTKTGDPGEVAEMLIAKKKQMTLFSEPLSFQNVIEGLTAIENASGKDSQDKKMKLLARMLHDSSPLEARYLCRIVTGRMRVGAGTMTAMDALASAFASKEDRPDIERAFNITCDMGLVAETLASGGLDAVKGIEVSVGNPVKVMLAERLRSLPEIMERLGGKCAFEYKYDGIRVQAHIKKGPGGFVKLFSRRLEDLTSNFPDIGEALLRQLKGREAIVEGECVAYDPDTGTLQPFQNVTHRRKKHGMEKAVEDIPVRIFLFDMLYCNGEDYTLKPYSFRRMRLESSFKDDDSERYDRIGYTSRAIIDSDEKAQKFFDGAIAARCEGIMAKSLSEDSVYRAGSRGFLWIKYKKDYTQALVDSFDLTVVGAFYGMGKRAGKYGALLMAAYDPDTGRFGTACKLGTGFDDAFLDAMPGLLEKYRCETKPASLDAEMVPDVWFIPGVVLEVTAADISLSPIHTIAYGTVKEDAGLGLRFPRFTGRVRDDKTPEQCTTASEIVEFYRMQEDRDNGDVE from the coding sequence ATGATGCAGTTCGGGGATCTTGCGGAAGTATTCGACAGGTTGGAGAAAACCAGCAGCCGTCTGGAGATGACGGACATACTGGCCGAATTCTTCAGAAATGTGAAGCCTGAGGAGATCAGAAAGACCATATACCTCTCGGTCGGGAGACTCCACCCGGACTTCGTCCCTCTGGAACTGGGCATGGCCGACAAACTGGTACTGAAGGCGATCGCATCCGTATCCGGGAGAAGGTCGGAGGAGGTCGAGGACCTGTGGACGAAGACCGGCGACCCCGGTGAGGTCGCCGAGATGCTCATTGCCAAGAAGAAACAGATGACCCTGTTCTCCGAACCCCTGTCGTTCCAAAACGTCATCGAAGGCCTCACGGCCATAGAGAACGCATCGGGCAAGGACTCCCAGGACAAGAAAATGAAACTGCTGGCACGTATGCTCCACGACTCGTCGCCCCTGGAAGCCAGATACCTCTGCAGGATAGTCACCGGCAGGATGAGAGTCGGCGCCGGAACCATGACCGCAATGGATGCACTCGCCTCGGCATTCGCCTCCAAGGAGGATCGCCCCGATATAGAGAGGGCGTTCAACATAACGTGCGATATGGGATTGGTGGCGGAGACCCTCGCATCCGGAGGTCTTGATGCCGTGAAGGGGATAGAGGTCTCCGTCGGGAACCCGGTGAAGGTGATGCTCGCAGAACGCCTCCGCTCCCTCCCGGAAATAATGGAAAGATTGGGCGGCAAGTGCGCGTTCGAGTACAAATACGACGGCATCAGGGTACAGGCCCACATAAAGAAGGGGCCGGGGGGATTCGTAAAGCTGTTCTCAAGGCGTCTGGAGGACCTCACCTCCAATTTCCCGGACATAGGGGAAGCTCTTCTGAGACAGCTGAAGGGGAGGGAGGCAATAGTCGAGGGCGAGTGTGTAGCATACGATCCGGACACCGGGACCCTCCAACCTTTCCAGAACGTGACCCACCGGCGTAAGAAACACGGCATGGAGAAGGCGGTGGAGGACATCCCCGTCCGCATATTCCTTTTCGACATGCTCTACTGCAACGGCGAGGACTATACCCTGAAACCGTACTCCTTCCGCAGGATGAGGCTCGAATCGTCCTTCAAAGACGACGACTCCGAAAGATACGACCGTATTGGGTATACCTCCAGGGCCATAATCGATTCGGACGAGAAGGCCCAGAAGTTCTTCGACGGGGCCATAGCGGCCAGATGCGAAGGGATAATGGCGAAATCCCTGTCCGAGGATTCGGTATACCGGGCGGGGTCGAGAGGATTCCTCTGGATCAAATACAAGAAGGACTACACCCAGGCACTCGTGGATTCTTTCGATCTGACGGTAGTAGGGGCGTTCTACGGCATGGGCAAACGCGCCGGGAAATACGGCGCCCTGCTGATGGCCGCATACGACCCGGACACCGGAAGGTTCGGTACCGCATGCAAGCTGGGAACGGGTTTCGACGATGCCTTCCTCGACGCCATGCCCGGCCTTCTGGAGAAGTACAGGTGCGAGACGAAGCCCGCATCCCTGGATGCGGAGATGGTCCCGGACGTATGGTTCATCCCCGGGGTCGTCCTGGAGGTGACGGCTGCGGACATCAGCCTGAGCCCCATACACACCATAGCCTACGGGACTGTTAAGGAGGACGCAGGACTAGGGCTCCGCTTCCCACGGTTTACCGGAAGGGTGAGGGACGACAAGACCCCGGAGCAATGCACCACCGCCTCGGAGATCGTAGAATTCTACCGTATGCAGGAAGACCGTGACAACGGCGATGTAGAATGA
- a CDS encoding RNA ligase family protein yields the protein MTFIKYQHVQHFGADETEGLTDGVCYIFPKMDGSNMCAYTEDGEIRCMSRNCILDGDHPFTRYVKGHPEIGRILKENPGIRLYGEWMTPHAVRSYTADTWEHWFVFEVCSENKHLEHMTQTGEILTCEGEYYIPYDIYSRLLDDYGVDYIPPLAVIDRPNGNDIQKMADEDNVWHITEGQGCGEGVVVKRYGYRNRYGETYWAKVINTQFRTMRLKQRHRRLSDGDTTLEEVIAENVVTLDLVNKEYAKIAETDGKVNQGKLLGIVWKCVIDEFIWDILKKYRNPVIDFGRLRDSCLDLVKEMRPELFGGVPLDGSE from the coding sequence ATGACATTCATAAAATACCAGCACGTCCAGCATTTCGGTGCGGACGAGACGGAAGGACTCACGGACGGGGTCTGCTACATCTTCCCGAAGATGGACGGCTCCAATATGTGTGCGTACACGGAGGACGGAGAGATCCGCTGTATGAGCAGGAACTGTATCCTGGACGGAGATCATCCGTTCACCAGGTATGTGAAGGGACATCCGGAGATCGGAAGAATCCTGAAGGAGAATCCCGGGATAAGACTGTATGGGGAGTGGATGACACCCCATGCGGTGAGGAGCTATACTGCGGATACATGGGAACATTGGTTCGTCTTCGAGGTATGCTCCGAAAACAAGCATCTCGAACATATGACCCAGACAGGCGAGATCCTCACCTGCGAAGGGGAATACTACATCCCGTACGACATCTACTCCAGACTTCTAGACGACTATGGGGTGGACTACATACCTCCCCTTGCGGTCATAGACCGGCCCAACGGGAACGACATCCAGAAGATGGCCGACGAGGATAATGTCTGGCACATAACGGAGGGACAAGGCTGCGGCGAAGGGGTGGTCGTCAAGAGGTACGGCTACCGCAACAGATACGGCGAGACGTATTGGGCCAAGGTGATCAACACCCAGTTCCGCACCATGAGACTTAAACAGCGTCACAGGAGACTTTCCGACGGGGACACGACCCTCGAGGAGGTCATCGCAGAGAACGTGGTGACTTTGGACCTGGTCAACAAGGAATATGCGAAGATCGCCGAGACCGACGGGAAGGTGAATCAGGGAAAACTCCTCGGGATCGTATGGAAGTGCGTGATCGATGAATTCATCTGGGACATACTGAAGAAGTACCGCAACCCGGTCATCGACTTCGGCAGGTTGAGGGACAGCTGCCTCGACCTCGTCAAAGAGATGAGACCGGAGCTCTTCGGAGGCGTCCCCTTGGATGGTTCCGAGTAA
- a CDS encoding RpoL/Rpb11 RNA polymerase subunit family protein, with protein sequence MQIYVVSREGKTLRLGLKNHSTTIIEPLIQELNQNEDVEYCRYIVDHPDLDDPYLEVRVRNGTPEEALKKASAAVGEYFSSISE encoded by the coding sequence ATGCAGATTTACGTTGTGAGCAGGGAAGGAAAAACCCTCAGGCTGGGCCTAAAGAACCACAGCACCACAATCATCGAACCCCTTATCCAGGAGCTCAACCAGAACGAGGATGTCGAGTACTGCAGGTACATCGTCGACCACCCCGACCTGGACGACCCCTACCTCGAGGTCAGGGTCCGCAACGGAACCCCCGAGGAAGCCCTGAAGAAGGCATCCGCAGCCGTCGGGGAATACTTCTCATCCATCTCCGAGTGA